A region from the Silene latifolia isolate original U9 population chromosome 7, ASM4854445v1, whole genome shotgun sequence genome encodes:
- the LOC141592964 gene encoding lysine-specific demethylase JMJ28-like, translated as MEVEKEPIPPDDLRCKRNDGRGWRCKRFALPGKTLCDPHLNRVSAQKKTPKIKDNNNNNNNNSSTPKSIENPSSSTTPTKPIRIRIRVKPEPYDGSSTPTEKVEAMLALPVPKAVTVARAADVAAVVAEDTSTPPSSSLMRGPRVKRPNVGADVAGDDGMRGPRVKRPGVVGVGGSGDELEEREDGMLSSGDVAVVKKGPRMKRPNVDIGGGGGGDVEERENVGGGDVTVAMRGPRTKRPNVGIGADVEEGEREDVGIVSVDAAAMRGPRTKRPGNAEEGEVTGEVVRCSRDSGKGWRCGKVAKDGYAMCEDHLTRARVKTDGKVEGKGKGNGKGKGKEKEKEKEKVKDVGVVGEKRFAVEEGLPDELRCTRNDGRDWRCKRRVVDGQTLCEAHFKGIRLIDIKEANVGEKEKAVVKKRKKAKKVEEKEKEGVSGCELMVVKEEVESEKEEGMLSKLDMVADVAVAEAEGREGEGGGGEGEKEEDEEDWRCKRTDGRDWRCKRRVWNGKTMCEIHYEQGKLRQKRITVPESLKLQKGDDGERIEKRLKKKRALETLENNSDKGMKRMKAELIRVFLRREIIEQNKKGGVKSVNNSHSGEITRDLPYGLMEIPPAPPAQILENAGSLGIKVGVQSSNSVAKRRFRSKNIEPSPVGPLKVVPFAGNLGKVKNGGKKKCHWCQNSESLSLTKCLSCRKLFFCAGCIKERGTDPEEVKVKCPVCCGSCDCKTCCATRSKDASTQETEKRTPKGSKFHQLQYLITLLIPILEQINQEQNVETETEARFKGQDLSEVEIRQADVGCRDQCCCNNCKTPILDFHRSCPNCSYNLCISCCREYSQGGCLRGADNSDPQLHNVMKTHLPSLRKCSAKIDKSNSVHSNGSADQAAVDPVVPSISDSASRLHISCPPMELGGCDNSLLDLRCIFPLNWTKELEISAKETFPGLESPHSTDDTVQCSLCAKVTQAADNKKEILEASKRTKAHDNFIYCPSSSDDQYDVLDHFQIHWRKGHPIKVRNVLQRASPLSLDPLAMFCSCLENKPSNSVDKTGSEVVNCTDWYEVEIGSREYFARSLDEGCTPRQNKTLRVKAKLSSTVSRRHLGDHYSEIIHALPLQAYTNPRSGLLNIAGKLPEDFPDSKLGPHVCISFGSREVVARGELVTKLHYNSYDVVNILAHAADATCSTEHLNKISVLITQSNKQDQSSHNLENNETIMNNEMSGEVGGQVQCPERSALQNGVVGASCQSPVTNGIPAIDPQDDETTAKLQISSEVGGQDQCSERIAVQNGVVGASCCSHVANGTPAVDPQNDKSTLKLPSSDTDSDASVICSGTTNGGLDKSTDEMARLERLESSTLSNKSSSSESCGAYWDVFRRQDIPKLLEYINKHVDELSVNYDFPKNVVHPIFDGSFYLDSIHKMQLKEEFDIEPWTFNQCLGEAVFIPAGCPYQMRNVKSCVNIALGFISPENASESIKVINEIRALPNNHKAKELKLEVEKMIICSIDEAIKEIYRLKIEEAGLLENGVQISIPNS; from the exons ATGGAGGTTGAGAAAGAACCAATACCACCAGACGATCTTCGTTGTAAGCGTAACGACGGTCGTGGTTGGCGGTGTAAACGGTTCGCTTTACCCGGAAAAACCCTTTGTGACCCGCATCTGAACCGGGTTTCCGCCCAGAAAAAAACCCCTAAAAtcaaagataataataataataataataataacagttcTACCCCTAAAAGCATCGAAAATCCCTCTTCTTCTACTACCCCTACTAAACCTATTCGGATCCGGATCCGGGTCAAACCCGAACCCTACGACGGCTCTAGTACTCCGACTGAGAAAGTCGAGGCTATGCTTGCTCTTCCGGTGCCTAAGGCTGTGACTGTTGCACGTGCTGCTGATGTGGCGGCGGTGGTAGCGGAGGACACGTCAACTCCGCCGTCTTCGTCGTTAATGCGGGGCCCACGAGTGAAGAGGCCTAATGTGGGTGCTGACGTGGCGGGTGATGACGGAATGCGGGGTCCACGGGTGAAGAGACCCGGggttgttggtgttggtggtAGTGGTGATGAGCTGGAGGAGAGAGAAGATGGGATGTTGAGTAGTGGTGACGTGGCGGTGGTGAAGAAGGGCCCACGGATGAAACGGCCTAATGTGGatattggtggtggtggtggtggtgacgtGGAGGAGAGAGAGAATGTTGGtggtggtgatgtgacggtggcAATGCGGGGCCCGAGGACGAAGAGGCCGAATGTGGGTATTGGTGCTGACGTGGAGGAAGGGGAGAGGGAGGATGTGGGTATTGTTAGTGTTGATGCGGCGGCAATGCGGGGCCCACGGACGAAAAGGCCGGGAAATGCGGAGGAGGGGGAGGTTACGGGGGAGGTGGTGAGGTGTAGTAGGGATAGTGGGAAAGGGTGGAGGTGCGGGAAGGTGGCGAAAGACGGGTATGCGATGTGTGAGGATCATTTGACTAGGGCTAGGGTTAAGACGGACGGGAAAGTCGaggggaaagggaaagggaatgggaaagggaaagggaaagagaaagagaaagagaaagagaaagtgaAGGATGTGGGAGTGGTGGGGGAGAAGAGGTTTGCAGTGGAGGAAGGGTTGCCGGATGAGTTGAGGTGTACGAGGAACGATGGGAGGGATTGGAGGTGTAAGAGGAGGGTTGTGGATGGACAAACGCTATGTGAGGCACATTTTAAGGGGATTAGGCTTATTGATATCAAGGAGGCGAATGTAGGTGAAAAGGAAAAGGCGGTGGTGAAGAAGAGAAAGAAGGCGAAGAAGGTGGAGGAAAAAGAGAAGGAGGGTGTGAGTGGGTGTGAATTGATGGTAGTGAAGGAGGAGGTAGAGAGTGAAAAGGAGGAGGGTATGTTGAGTAAGTTAGATATGGTGGCGGATGTGGCGGTGGCTGAGGCTGAGGggagggaaggggaagggggagggGGAGAGGGAgagaaggaggaggatgaggaggatTGGAGGTGTAAGAGGACGGATGGGCGAGATTGGAGGTGTAAGAGAAGGGTTTGGAATGGGAAGACAATGTGTGAGATACATTATGAGCAAGGGAAGTTGAGGCAGAAGAGGATAACCGTGCCTGAGTCGTTGAAGTTACAAAAAGGGGATGATGGTGAGAGGATTGAGAAGAGGTTGAAGAAGAAGAGGGCGTTGGAGACTTTGGAGAATAATTCGGATAAAGGGATGAAGAGGATGAAGGCGGAGTTGATTCGTGTGTTTTTGAGGAGGGAGATTATTGAGCAGAATAAAAAGGGTGGTGTCAAATCTGTTAATAATAGTCATTCTGGGGAGATTACTAGGGATTTGCCATACGGGTTGATGGAAATCCCTCCTGCACCCCCTGCGCAAATTTTGGAGAATGCCGGGTCTTTGGGTATTAAGGTTGGAGTGCAATCTTCCAATTCTGTAGCTAAGAGACGGTTTCGGTCTAAGAACATTGAGCCCTCTCCTGTTGGGCCATTGAAG GTTGTTCCATTTGCTGGAAATTTAGGGAAAGTAAAGAATGGTGGAAAGAAGAAATGTCATTGGTGTCAAAACAGTGAAAGTTTGAGTTTAACCAAATGTTTGAGCTGCAGGAAGCTTTTCTTTTGTGCCGGATGCATCAAAGAGAG GGGCACAGATCCAGAAGAAGTTAAAGTTAAATGCCCTGTTTGTTGTGGAAGTTGTGACTGTAAGACGTGTTGTGCGACTCGATCAAAGGATGCAAGTACCCAG GAAACCGAGAAGAGGACTCCCAAGGGAAGCAAATTCCACCAGTTGCAGTACTTGATCACATTGCTTATTCCCATTCTTGAACAGATAAACCAGGAGCAAAATGTTGAGACGGAGACAGAAGCAAGATTTAAAG GGCAGGACCTTTCTGAAGTTGAGATTCGACAAGCAGATGTTGGCTGCAGGGATCAGTGTTGCTG TAATAACTGCAAGACTCCAATACTGGATTTTCACAGAAGTTGCCCCAATTGTTCATACAACCTTTGCATAAGTTGTTGTCGAGAATACAGTCAAGGAGGATGTCTTAGGGGCGCTGATAATTCTGATCCCCAACTTCACAATGTTATGAAAACACATCTTCCTAGTCTGAGAAAATGTTCAGCGAAGATAGATAAGAGCAACTCTGTACACAGTAATGGCAGTGCTGATCAAGCTGCTGTGGACCCCGTGGTTCCTTCAATATCAGACTCAGCATCCCGTCTGCATATATCATGTCCACCTATGGAGCTTGGTGGTTGTGATAATAGCCTTCTTGATCTGAGATGTATTTTCCCCCTGAATTGGACAAAAGAATTGGAAATTAGTGCCAAAGAAACATTTCCTGGACTCGAGTCCCCACATTCTACTGACGATACTGTACAGTGTTCATTATGTGCCAAAGTCACTCAGGCAGCTGATAATAAAAAAGAAATTCTCGAAGCTTCAAAAAGAACAAAGGCACATGACAACTTTATCTATTGCCCAAGTTCTTCTGATGATCAGTATGATGTGCTTGATCACTTTCAGATACATTGGCGTAAAGGGCATCCTATAAAAGTCCGGAATGTGCTTCAGCGTGCATCACCCTTGAGCTTGGACCCGCTAGCAATGTTCTGTAGCTGTCTTGAGAACAAACCTAGTAATAGTGTAGATAAGACTGGTAGTGAGGTTGTAAATTGCACAGACTGGTATGAAGTTGAAATCGGCTCAAGGGAGTATTTTGCTCGATCCCTAGATGAAGGATGTACACCTAGACAGAATAAAACTTTGAGAGTTAAAGCTAAGCTTTCCTCAACAGTTTCACGGAGACATTTGGGAGACCATTACAGTGAGATTATTCATGCGTTGCCCCTCCAAGCGTACACGAACCCTAGGTCAGGTCTCCTAAACATTGCCGGAAAGTTGCCAGAGGACTTTCCAGATTCTAAGCTTGGGCCCCATGTATGTATCTCATTTGGCAGCCGGGAAGTAGTTGCCCGGGGTGAATTGGTGACTAAGCTGCATTACAACTCTTACGATGTG GTTAACATCTTAGCTCATGCAGCTGATGCAACTTGTTCCACGGAGCATCTTAATAAGATCTCGGTGTTGATAACACAGAGTAACAAACAAGATCAAAGCTCTCATAATCTGGAAAATAATGAGACGATAATGAATAATGAAATGTCTGGTGAAGTAGGAGGTCAGGTCCAATGCCCTGAACGGAGTGCCTTGCAAAATGGGGTCGTTGGCGCCTCTTGCCAATCGCCGGTCACAAATGGTATCCCTGCTATTGATCCCCAGGATGATGAAACAACCGCAAAACTTCAAATTTCTAGTGAAGTAGGAGGTCAGGATCAATGCTCCGAACGGATTGCCGTGCAGAATGGAGTTGTTGGTGCTTCATGCTGCTCGCATGTCGCCAATGGTACCCCTGCTGTTGACCCCCAGAATGATAAATCAACTCTAAAACTTCCGAGTTCTGATACCGATTCTGATGCTTCAGTTATTTGTTCTGGCACTACTAATGGTGGTCTCGATAAGTCTACAGATGAGATGGCTCGTCTTGAGCGTCTGGAGAGTTCTACACTTAGCAATAAAAGCTCGTCTTCAGAGTCCTGTGGGGCCTATTGGGATGTGTTTCGAAGACAAGACATTCCAAAGCTCCTGGAGTATATCAACAAACACGTAGACGAATTGAGCGTTAACTACGACTTCCCTAAGAAT GTTGTTCATCCGATCTTTGATGGAAGTTTCTACCTCGATTCTATTCATAAAATGCAGCTAAAGGAGGAATTTG ATATTGAACCCTGGACGTTTAATCAGTGCCTTGGAGAAGCAGTGTTTATTCCAGCAGGATGTCCATACCAGATGAGAAATGTTAAG TCCTGCGTCAACATTGCATTGGGATTCATCTCACCTGAAAATGCATCGGAGTCCATCAAGGTGATCAATGAAATCCGCGCCCTTCCTAATAATCACAAGGCAAAAGAATTGAAACTAGAG GTAGAGAAGATGATAATATGCAGCATCGATGAAGCGATAAAAGAAATCTATCGGCTGAAAATCGAAGAAGCAGGACTTCTCGAAAATGGTGTCCAAATTTCGATTCCAAATAGCTAG
- the LOC141590698 gene encoding F-box protein SKIP23-like: MKKVAKEAEESILERLPPELWGEIGKRLKTRLDLVRFRSTCNSWRSNLPPASDLFPLRIPSPPGNPIDDRRYHFVITERTGYLHLPGKNPVRIVVFESIGSSLYSLIPFYENAPYGTFQKVMAFLDMQQCSVNSLFTGHFISIVSSNKRRNLVVGPWAGPNILVDKILLISYDNIAKIPLRVNPNYTGKKDEIDLIVVALMSSGEVNFLSTQLMEWKSITSSKFDDIINYEANLWVVDKYGSAYVMDFKSVTMRQVVRPPKGFNFVGGRMRLVEASGELYMLAPNLVLDHHKSSNEIKIFQLKGSRWVQVKGIGKHVFYVMSSFSFSIIVDRKGRGNCILLDRMSFCRFISSRGFIYRDHPLFPQMCDHDTGFGVYDIENEIEDKFKILDYEDLPHIFC; this comes from the coding sequence ATGAAAAAAGTTGCCAAAGAAGCAGAAGAGTCTATACTTGAACGTCTCCCACCAGAATTATGGGGAGAAATTGGAAAACGATTAAAAACTCGACTCGATTTGGTTCGATTTCGGTCCACATGCAATTCTTGGCGGTCGAATCTTCCACCAGCGTCCGACCTCTTCCCACTTCGGATACCTTCACCACCTGGCAATCCTATCGATGACCGGAGGTACCACTTTGTCATCACGGAAAGAACCGGCTACCTACATTTACCGGGAAAAAACCCGGTGAGGATCGTAGTTTTTGAAAGTATAGGGTCGTCATTGTATTCGCTTATACCCTTTTACGAGAATGCCCCGTATGGCACTTTTCAAAAAGTTATGGCGTTCCTGGACATGCAGCAATGTTCTGTTAACTCGCTTTTTACGGGTCATTTTATTAGCATTGTTAGTTCAAATAAAAGAAGGAATTTAGTCGTCGGTCCATGGGCTGGACCAAATATCCTTGTTGATAAAATCTTGTTGATATCGTACGACAATATTGCAAAAATTCCTTTACGTGTGAACCCTAATTATACCGGGAAAAAAGACGAGATTGATTTAATTGTGGTAGCGTTAATGTCATCGGGTGAAGTGAATTTCTTAAGTACTCAACTTATGGAGTGGAAATCGATAACCAGTTCAAAATTCGACGACATTATCAACTATGAGGCCAATTTATGGGTGGTTGACAAATACGGTAGTGCTTATGTTATGGACTTTAAGTCCGTAACCATGAGACAAGTTGTTCGACCCCCCAAGGGGTTTAATTTCGTTGGAGGAAGGATGCGTTTAGTCGAGGCATCAGGGGAATTGTACATGTTAGCCCCTAATCTCGTCCTCGACCATCATAAATCTTCCAATGAAATCAAGATTTTCCAATTGAAAGGATCGCGATGGGTGCAAGTTAAAGGTATAGGTAAACATGTATTTTACGTGATGTCAAGTTTTTCCTTTAGTATTATTGTTGATAGAAAAGGAAGAGGAAATTGCATTTTGTTAGATAGGATGAGTTTTTGTAGGTTTATTAGCTCAAGAGGATTTATATACCGTGATCATCCTTTATTCCCGCAAATGTGTGATCATGATACCGGTTTTGGTGTCTATGACATCGAAAATGAGATTGAAGACAAGTTCAAGATATTAGATTATGAGGATTTGCCCCATATATTTTGCTAA
- the LOC141592966 gene encoding uncharacterized protein LOC141592966: protein MSRLFLIGNLRKAGNLIFKNRDTSYLGLRTYATNPVLGQSIRQYRLHSQFKQFNGGYVRDNLFRHSGNSYKSSFTRNYSVLHANSSITHHALNAWKRLSKTQSSQGSAISSISRIARAFSIASTKSHILLPGMFALLIGEISRTRTSFSDSDYITPKNAVYMHTQDGRAYVRKLFFDVIEVLILLVRAITLAVLFSPSIAMAPFADSFGPEFRNLWLRVVHRTLERAGPAFIKWGQWAATRPDLFPRDLCTELSKLHSKAPEHSFEHTKRTVEQAFGRKLTEIFESFEEKPVASGSIAQVHRAVLRHRYPRQTLKLIDVAVKVRHPGVGESIRRDFAIINAVAKVSTYIPTLKWLRLDESVQQFAVFMLSQVDLAREAAHLNRFIYNFKRWKDVSFPKPLYPLVHPAVLVETFEHGESVAHYVDGFDGNERFKTALAHIGTHALLKMLLVDNFIHADMHPGNILVRTKGKRKRESKSKPHVIFIDVGMTAELAKNDRVTLLEFFKAVARRDGRTVAECTLRMSKKQNCPNPQAFIQEVKESFDFWATPEGDLVHPADAMQHLLEQVRHHKVNVDGNVCTVIVTTLVLEGWQRKLDPDYDVMRTLQTLLFKQDWAQSLSYTIEGLMAP from the exons ATGTCAAG ACTTTTCTTGATTGGCAATCTTAGAAAAGCTGGTAATTTGATATTTAAAAACCGGGATACTAGCTATCTAGGATTGAGAACTTATGCAACAAATCCGGTTTTGGGGCAATCGATAAGACAGTACAGATTACATTCACAATTCAAGCAATTTAATGGTGGATATGTGCGGGATAATTTGTTTAGACATTCTGGAAATAGTTACAAGAGTAGCTTTACGAGGAACtattccgtcttgcatgcaaatagtAGTATTACACATCATGCTCTAAATGCTTGGAAAAGGCTCTCAAAGACGCAGTCTTCCCAGGGTTCGGCTATTTCCTCCATTAGCAGGATTGCTAGAGCATTTAGCATTGCCTCGACCAAGTCTCACATTTTGTTACCTGGCATGTTTGCTTTACTCATTGGGGAGATATCTCGAACACGAACATCGTTTTCTGATTCAGACTACATTACCCCAAAAAATGCGGTTTATATGCATACACAAGATGGCCGTGCCTACGTGAGAAAGTTGTTTTTCGACGTAATAGAGGTTCTTATCTTGTTGGTGAGAGCAATTACACTGGCGGTTTTATTCTCACCCAGCATAGCTATGGCTCCATTTGCAGATAGTTTTGGGCCCGAGTTCAGAAATCTTTGGCTTCGAGTTGTACATCGTACCCTTGAACGGGCGGGCCCCGCGTTTATAAAGTGGGGTCAGTGGGCAGCAACACGACCTGATCTATTTCCCAGAGACTTGTGCACTGAGCTTTCCAAGCTTCATTCTAAAGCCCCGGAGCACAGTTTTGAACATACTAAAAGAACTGTGGAACAAGCCTTTGGTCGTAAGCTCACTGAAATTTTTGAGAGTTTTGAAGAAAAGCCGGTTGCATCAGGGAGTATCGCACAGGTTCACCGAGCTGTTCTGCGCCATCGTTATCCTCGTCAAACACTAAAACTGATCGATGTTGCAGTGAAGGTTAGACATCCGGGTGTTGGTGAATCGATCAGGAGGGACTTTGCTATTATTAACGCAGTTGCAAAAGTATCAACATATATCCCTACATTGAAGTGGTTGAGACTAGATGAAAGTGTCCAACAGTTCGCGGTTTTTATGTTGTCGCAAGTTGACCTTGCCAGAGAAGCAGCTCATTTAAATCGGTTTATATATAATTTCAAGAGATGGAAGGATGTATCTTTCCCAAAACCTCTCTACCCGCTTGTACATCCTGCAGTTTTGGTGGAAACCTTTGAGCATGGAGAAAGTGTGGCTCActatgttgatgggtttgatgggAATGAACGCTttaaaactgcacttgctcacaTTGGTACTCATGCTCTTCTCAAGATGCTCCTT GTGGATAACTTCATCCATGCAGACATGCATCCGGGCAATATTCTTGTTCGGACGAAAGGCAAACGAAAGCGCGAGTCGAAATCAAAGCCTCATGTCATTTTCATTGATGTAGGCATGACTGCTGAGCTTGCTAAGAATGATCGTGTAACTTTGTTAGAGTTTTTCAAGGCTGTTGCTCGTCGCGATGGCCGCACTGTAGCTGAGTGCACTCTCCGAatgtcaaagaaacaaaattgcCCTAATCCACAGGCTTTCATTCAG GAGGTTAAAGAGTCGTTTGATTTCTGGGCTACTCCAGAAGGTGATTTGGTACATCCTGCAGATGCTATGCAACATTTACTTGAGCAAGTTAGGCATCACAAGGTGAACGTTGATGGTAACGTATGCACTGTAATAGTGACGACCTTGGTCCTTGAG GGATGGCAACGGAAGCTCGATCCAGATTATGACGTGATGCGAACGCTACAAACGTTGTTATTTAAACAAGATTGGGCTCAATCTCTTTCATATACAATTGAAGGGCTAATGGCTCCATAG